From a single Senegalia massiliensis genomic region:
- a CDS encoding nucleoside hydrolase — MVKERIILDVDPGHDDAIAIMLAAKNPKIELLGITVVAGNQVLEKTVKNTLNVCSHIDIRVPIAAGMSRPMVREQIIADDIHGETGLDGPDFGEITVELDKRHAVDFIIDTLLESDGDITLVPTGPLSNIAMAMRKEPKIVDKIKKIVLMGGAYTLGNVTPSAEFNILVDPEAAHIVFTSGRPIVMMGLDLTRQALAKQEVVDKINTIGNKASDLFVDIIEFFTKTQKEVFGWEAPPTHDPTTVAYLIDPSIVETKSMYTEIEIWSQLSYGRTICDFFNITGKEPNAEIAINLDFDKYWNLIYDTLKMYS; from the coding sequence TTGAATTACTTGGCATAACAGTAGTTGCAGGAAATCAAGTATTAGAAAAAACAGTAAAAAACACTCTAAATGTGTGTTCTCATATAGATATAAGAGTTCCTATAGCAGCAGGAATGTCAAGACCTATGGTTAGAGAACAAATAATTGCTGATGATATACATGGTGAAACTGGATTAGATGGTCCAGATTTTGGTGAAATTACAGTTGAATTAGATAAAAGACATGCAGTAGATTTTATTATTGATACACTTTTGGAATCTGATGGGGATATAACATTAGTACCTACAGGGCCTTTATCAAATATAGCTATGGCAATGAGAAAAGAACCTAAAATAGTAGACAAGATTAAAAAAATTGTATTAATGGGAGGCGCTTATACATTAGGTAATGTAACACCTTCAGCAGAATTTAATATTTTAGTAGATCCAGAAGCAGCACATATAGTATTTACATCAGGAAGACCAATAGTAATGATGGGATTAGATTTAACTAGACAAGCATTAGCAAAACAAGAAGTTGTAGATAAAATAAATACAATAGGAAATAAAGCTTCAGATTTATTTGTAGATATTATAGAGTTCTTTACAAAAACACAAAAAGAAGTTTTTGGATGGGAAGCACCACCAACACATGATCCTACAACTGTAGCATATTTAATTGATCCTTCAATAGTAGAAACTAAATCAATGTATACAGAAATAGAAATTTGGAGTCAATTATCATATGGTAGAACAATATGTGACTTCTTTAATATAACAGGTAAAGAACCAAATGCAGAAATAGCTATAAACTTAGATTTTGATAAGTATTGGAATTTAATATATGACACATTAAAAATGTATAGTTAG
- a CDS encoding M20 family metallopeptidase produces the protein MDEKLLETFEKNKEEYLNILKKLVSIDTQLLGHGILGGKEKEGQEYIEEIFKNLNADEIFKEPMKEETIEQAYREHNEGNLGHNYKDRYNVIAKFNGKSKGKSILFNGHIDTMPPGELSKWKEDPHRPYEKEGKLYGLGTADMKSGLMASIMAVKLIKDAGYEIPVDVTITSVVDEEGGGNGSIAAIMNGHKADTAVVCEPSENNIIAAHMGFVFFEVKVKGVALHSGYKWNGVNAIEKAIKLILALNEMEHNWLMKYKHPLLPPPTLNIGVIEGGTAGSTVPDECTFKLCLHYLPKVMNYDQVVKEVTETINLRAKGDDWLQDHMPEISIYQAGGAFEVDLEDEFVKLAKRSMEQVVGDTQLLGGAAGNDARLFSNILEVPTIIMGPGYAKQCHSPNEYVNIEDYFNFIKIYANLILNMNKE, from the coding sequence ATGGATGAAAAATTATTAGAAACCTTTGAAAAAAATAAAGAAGAATACTTAAATATCTTAAAGAAATTAGTATCTATAGATACTCAATTATTAGGTCATGGAATATTAGGTGGAAAGGAAAAAGAAGGACAAGAATATATAGAAGAAATATTTAAGAATTTAAATGCAGATGAAATATTCAAAGAACCTATGAAGGAAGAAACTATAGAACAAGCATATAGAGAACATAATGAAGGTAATCTAGGTCATAACTATAAAGATAGATACAATGTAATTGCAAAATTTAATGGCAAATCTAAAGGAAAATCCATATTATTTAATGGACATATAGATACTATGCCTCCAGGAGAACTTTCAAAATGGAAAGAGGATCCACATAGGCCATATGAAAAAGAAGGAAAATTATATGGATTAGGAACTGCAGATATGAAATCAGGCTTAATGGCATCTATAATGGCAGTTAAACTTATAAAAGATGCTGGATATGAAATACCTGTAGATGTAACTATAACCTCTGTTGTAGATGAAGAAGGTGGGGGAAATGGATCTATAGCAGCTATAATGAATGGTCATAAAGCAGATACTGCTGTTGTATGTGAACCTTCTGAAAATAATATAATAGCAGCACATATGGGATTTGTATTCTTTGAAGTAAAAGTAAAAGGAGTAGCACTACATTCAGGATATAAATGGAATGGAGTAAATGCAATAGAAAAAGCTATAAAATTGATACTAGCTTTAAACGAAATGGAACATAATTGGCTTATGAAATATAAGCATCCTCTATTACCTCCACCAACATTAAATATAGGAGTAATAGAAGGAGGTACTGCAGGGTCTACAGTACCTGATGAATGTACATTTAAGTTATGCTTGCATTACTTACCCAAAGTTATGAATTATGATCAAGTAGTAAAGGAAGTAACAGAAACTATAAACTTACGTGCTAAAGGGGATGACTGGTTACAGGATCATATGCCTGAAATATCAATATATCAAGCAGGTGGAGCATTTGAAGTTGATTTAGAAGATGAATTTGTAAAATTAGCTAAAAGGTCTATGGAACAAGTGGTAGGGGACACACAATTACTTGGAGGAGCTGCAGGAAATGATGCTAGATTATTTTCAAATATATTAGAAGTTCCAACAATAATAATGGGACCTGGATATGCTAAACAATGTCATAGTCCTAATGAATATGTAAATATAGAAGACTATTTTAATTTTATAAAGATATATGCTAATTTGATATTAAATATGAATAAAGAATAA